One region of Trinickia violacea genomic DNA includes:
- a CDS encoding DUF3619 family protein: MSSAPDTKELEFALKVRRALDENAANVSASAADRLAGARRTALARKKPEAVAAPAFVPVFAHAGANAGMPAPASEPRRVSPLRRALRVWPLVALVLGVVAVAYWEDVQRSAELADIDAAMLSDDLPLNAYLDHGFNAYLSRAR, translated from the coding sequence ATGAGCTCCGCTCCCGATACAAAAGAACTCGAATTCGCACTGAAAGTGCGCCGCGCGCTCGACGAAAACGCCGCCAACGTGTCTGCCTCCGCTGCCGACAGGCTCGCGGGCGCCCGGCGTACCGCTCTCGCCCGCAAGAAACCGGAAGCCGTCGCCGCACCCGCTTTCGTGCCGGTGTTCGCCCATGCCGGCGCCAATGCGGGCATGCCCGCTCCCGCCTCCGAGCCGCGCCGCGTCTCGCCGCTGCGCCGCGCCTTGCGCGTCTGGCCGCTCGTGGCCCTCGTGCTGGGCGTCGTTGCCGTCGCCTACTGGGAAGACGTGCAGCGCTCCGCCGAACTCGCCGATATCGATGCCGCGATGCTGAGCGACGATCTGCCGCTCAACGCGTATCTCGATCACGGGTTCAACGCGTATCTGTCGCGCGCCCGTTAA
- a CDS encoding RNA polymerase sigma factor, translating into MASDKELADFLAGVERRAFKQTVYAVRDDDAALDIVQDAMIKLAEKYGDRPAAELPLLFQRILQNATHDYFRRQKVRNTWVSLFSSLGNAEDDEFDPLETLESEQGSIGAESSEQQLEREQVLALIDAEIQKLPARQREAFLMRYWEDMDVAETAAAMGCSEGSVKTHCSRATHALAAALKAKGITL; encoded by the coding sequence ATGGCATCAGACAAGGAACTCGCCGATTTTCTGGCGGGCGTCGAAAGGCGCGCGTTCAAGCAGACGGTCTACGCCGTGCGCGACGACGATGCCGCCCTAGATATCGTTCAGGACGCGATGATCAAGCTCGCCGAGAAGTACGGCGACCGTCCGGCAGCTGAGCTTCCCCTTCTCTTTCAGCGTATTCTTCAGAATGCGACGCATGATTATTTTCGTCGCCAGAAAGTGCGCAATACTTGGGTCAGCCTGTTTTCGTCGCTCGGCAACGCGGAAGACGACGAATTCGATCCGCTCGAAACCCTCGAATCCGAGCAAGGCTCCATCGGCGCGGAAAGCAGCGAGCAGCAGCTCGAGCGCGAGCAGGTGCTCGCGCTGATCGACGCGGAGATCCAAAAATTACCGGCACGTCAACGGGAGGCGTTTCTCATGCGTTACTGGGAAGATATGGATGTCGCCGAGACCGCCGCCGCAATGGGCTGCTCCGAAGGCAGTGTCAAGACACACTGTTCGCGAGCCACGCACGCACTGGCGGCCGCGCTCAAGGCCAAAGGAATCACGCTATGA
- a CDS encoding acetolactate synthase 3 catalytic subunit translates to MNMPSAEFSTSDTTTPHETDSIGATVLMRALADEDVEFVWGYPGGSVLYIYDELYKQDKFQHILVRHEQAAVHAADAYARSTGKVGVCLVTSGPGVTNAVTGIATAYMDSIPLVIISGQVPTAAIGQDAFQECDTVGITRPCVKHNFLVKDVRDLAATVKKAFYIARTGRPGPVLIDIPKDVSKTPCQYEPLKSVSLRSYNPVTKGHSGQIRKAVALLLSAKRPYIYTGGGIILADASRELNQFADLLGYPVTNTLMGLGGYRASDKKFLGMLGMHGTYEANMAMQNCDVLIAIGARFDDRVIGDPAHFASRPRKIIHIDIDPSSISKRVKVDIPIVGDVKEVLKELIEQLQHAEHGPDTEALAQWWKDIEGWRSKNCLKYDRESEIIKPQYVVEKLWELTDGNAFVCSDVGQHQMWAAQFYRFNKPRRWINSGGLGTMGFGLPAAMGVKMAHPDDEVVCITGEGSIQMCIQELSTCKQYETPIKIVSLNNRYLGMVRQWQQIEYSKRYSHSYMDALPDFVKLAEAYGHVGMRIEKTSDVEPALKEALRLKDRTVFLDFQTDPTENVWPMVQAGKGITEMLLGSEDL, encoded by the coding sequence ATGAATATGCCCAGCGCGGAATTCTCCACGTCGGATACGACCACCCCTCACGAAACTGACTCCATTGGCGCAACCGTGCTCATGCGCGCGCTCGCCGACGAAGACGTCGAATTCGTCTGGGGCTATCCCGGCGGCTCGGTACTCTACATCTACGACGAGCTGTACAAGCAAGACAAGTTTCAGCACATCCTCGTGCGCCACGAGCAGGCCGCCGTGCACGCCGCCGACGCCTATGCGCGCTCGACGGGCAAGGTCGGCGTGTGTCTCGTGACCTCCGGCCCCGGCGTCACCAATGCGGTGACCGGCATCGCCACGGCCTACATGGATTCGATCCCGCTGGTGATCATCAGCGGCCAGGTGCCGACTGCCGCCATCGGCCAGGATGCGTTCCAGGAGTGCGATACGGTCGGCATCACGCGTCCGTGCGTGAAGCACAACTTCCTCGTGAAGGACGTGCGCGACCTCGCGGCCACCGTCAAGAAAGCGTTCTACATTGCCCGCACCGGTCGTCCCGGCCCCGTGCTGATCGACATTCCGAAGGACGTGTCGAAGACGCCGTGCCAGTACGAGCCGTTGAAGAGCGTGTCGCTGCGCTCGTACAACCCGGTCACCAAGGGCCACTCGGGCCAGATCCGCAAGGCCGTCGCGCTCTTGCTGTCGGCCAAGCGCCCGTACATCTACACCGGCGGCGGCATCATTCTCGCCGACGCGTCGCGCGAGTTGAACCAGTTCGCCGATCTGCTCGGCTACCCCGTCACGAATACGCTGATGGGCCTCGGCGGCTATCGCGCGAGCGACAAGAAGTTCCTCGGCATGCTCGGCATGCACGGCACGTACGAAGCCAACATGGCGATGCAGAACTGCGACGTGCTGATCGCCATCGGCGCACGCTTCGACGATCGCGTGATCGGCGATCCGGCGCACTTCGCCTCGCGTCCGCGCAAGATCATCCATATCGACATCGATCCGTCCTCGATCAGCAAGCGCGTGAAGGTCGACATTCCGATCGTCGGCGACGTGAAGGAAGTGCTGAAGGAATTGATCGAGCAATTGCAGCACGCCGAGCATGGCCCCGACACCGAAGCGCTCGCGCAATGGTGGAAGGACATCGAAGGCTGGCGCTCGAAGAATTGCCTCAAGTACGACCGCGAGAGCGAGATCATCAAGCCGCAATACGTCGTCGAAAAGCTCTGGGAGCTCACCGACGGCAACGCGTTCGTCTGCTCGGACGTCGGCCAGCACCAGATGTGGGCCGCGCAGTTCTATCGCTTCAACAAGCCGCGCCGCTGGATCAACTCGGGCGGCCTCGGCACGATGGGCTTCGGCCTGCCGGCGGCGATGGGCGTCAAGATGGCGCACCCGGATGACGAAGTCGTCTGTATCACGGGCGAAGGCTCGATCCAGATGTGCATCCAGGAGCTCTCGACCTGCAAGCAGTACGAGACGCCGATCAAGATCGTCTCGCTCAACAACCGCTACCTCGGCATGGTCCGCCAGTGGCAGCAGATCGAATACAGCAAGCGCTATTCGCATTCGTACATGGATGCGCTGCCGGATTTCGTGAAGCTCGCCGAGGCGTACGGCCACGTCGGCATGCGCATTGAAAAGACTTCGGATGTCGAGCCGGCGCTCAAGGAAGCGCTGCGTCTGAAGGATCGCACCGTATTTCTCGACTTCCAGACCGATCCGACCGAAAACGTCTGGCCGATGGTTCAGGCCGGCAAGGGCATCACTGAGATGCTGCTCGGATCGGAAGACCTATAA
- the ilvN gene encoding acetolactate synthase small subunit yields MRHIISVLLENEPGALSRVVGLFSARGYNIETLTVAPTEDHSLSRLTIVSIGSDDVIEQITKHLNRLIEVVKVVDLTEGAHIERELMLIKVRAVGKEREEMKRMADIFRGRIIDVTEKTYTIELTGASDKLDAFIEGLDAAVILETVRTGSSGIGRGERILKV; encoded by the coding sequence ATGAGACACATTATTTCCGTCCTGCTGGAAAACGAACCGGGCGCGTTATCGCGCGTCGTCGGGCTCTTTTCGGCACGCGGCTACAACATCGAAACCTTGACGGTGGCGCCGACCGAAGACCATTCGCTGTCGCGTCTGACCATCGTTTCCATTGGCTCCGACGACGTGATCGAACAGATCACGAAGCATCTGAACCGCCTGATCGAGGTGGTGAAAGTGGTCGACCTGACCGAGGGCGCCCACATCGAACGCGAGCTGATGCTGATCAAGGTGAGAGCGGTCGGCAAGGAGCGTGAAGAGATGAAACGGATGGCGGATATCTTCCGCGGACGTATCATCGATGTCACCGAAAAAACCTACACGATCGAATTGACGGGCGCGAGCGACAAGCTCGATGCCTTCATCGAAGGGCTCGACGCCGCCGTGATTCTCGAAACGGTCCGCACGGGCAGCTCGGGGATCGGCCGCGGCGAACGTATTCTGAAGGTGTAA
- the ilvC gene encoding ketol-acid reductoisomerase, which yields MKVFYDKDADLSLIKGKQVTIIGYGSQGHAHALNLKDSGVNVTVGLRKGGASWSKAENAGLAVKEVAEAVKGADVVMMLLPDEQIAEVYAKEVHANIKQNAALAFAHGFNVHYGQVIPRADLDVIMIAPKAPGHTVRGTYSQGGGVPHLIAVAQDKSGAARDIALSYAAANGGGRAGIIETNFREETETDLFGEQAVLCGGTVELIKAGFETLVEAGYAPEMAYFECLHELKLIVDLIYEGGIANMNYSISNNAEYGEYVTGPRVITDETKKVMKDVLKDIQTGEYAKSFIIENRAGAPTLQSRRRLTAEHQIEQVGSKLRAMMPWIAKNKLVDQSKN from the coding sequence ATGAAAGTTTTCTACGATAAAGACGCCGACCTCTCCCTCATCAAAGGCAAGCAGGTCACGATCATCGGCTACGGCTCGCAAGGCCATGCGCACGCGCTGAACCTGAAGGACAGCGGCGTGAATGTGACGGTCGGTCTGCGCAAGGGCGGCGCGTCGTGGAGCAAGGCCGAGAACGCGGGCCTCGCCGTGAAGGAAGTGGCGGAAGCGGTGAAGGGCGCCGACGTCGTCATGATGCTTCTGCCCGACGAGCAGATCGCCGAGGTCTACGCGAAGGAAGTGCACGCCAACATCAAGCAGAACGCCGCGCTCGCTTTCGCGCACGGCTTCAACGTCCACTACGGCCAAGTGATTCCGCGTGCCGATCTGGACGTGATCATGATCGCGCCGAAGGCGCCGGGCCACACCGTGCGCGGCACGTACTCGCAAGGCGGCGGCGTGCCGCACCTGATCGCGGTCGCGCAAGACAAGTCGGGCGCGGCGCGCGACATCGCGCTGTCGTACGCAGCGGCTAACGGCGGCGGCCGTGCCGGCATCATCGAAACGAACTTCCGCGAAGAAACCGAAACCGACCTGTTCGGCGAGCAAGCCGTGCTGTGCGGCGGCACGGTCGAGCTGATCAAGGCCGGCTTCGAAACGCTGGTGGAAGCGGGCTACGCGCCGGAAATGGCGTACTTCGAGTGCCTGCACGAGCTGAAGCTGATCGTCGACCTGATCTACGAAGGCGGCATCGCGAACATGAACTACTCGATCTCGAACAACGCCGAATACGGCGAGTACGTGACGGGTCCGCGCGTCATCACCGACGAAACGAAGAAGGTGATGAAGGACGTCCTCAAGGACATCCAGACGGGCGAGTACGCGAAGAGCTTCATCATCGAAAACCGCGCCGGCGCGCCGACGCTGCAATCGCGCCGCCGCCTGACGGCCGAGCACCAGATCGAGCAAGTCGGCTCGAAGCTGCGCGCGATGATGCCGTGGATCGCGAAGAACAAGCTCGTCGATCAGTCGAAGAACTAA
- a CDS encoding phosphatidylserine decarboxylase, which produces MNYPHPIIAREGWPFIAIAAVVALLIHAVAGFGFAWPFWLLLIFVVQFFRDPARPIPTQANAVLCPADGRIVAVETTHDPYANREALKISVFMNVFNVHSQRSPVDGAISKVEYFPGAYLNAAIDKASLENERNAVVIQTAGGQTVTSVQIAGLIARRILCYVRAGEPLTRGQRYGFIRFGSRVDVYLPVGSRPRVSIGEKVSASSTILAEL; this is translated from the coding sequence ATGAATTACCCTCACCCGATCATCGCGCGCGAAGGCTGGCCTTTTATTGCGATTGCTGCCGTCGTTGCGTTGCTGATCCATGCCGTCGCGGGGTTCGGCTTTGCGTGGCCGTTCTGGCTGCTGCTGATTTTCGTCGTCCAGTTTTTCCGCGATCCGGCGCGTCCGATCCCGACGCAGGCGAACGCCGTGCTGTGTCCCGCCGACGGGCGTATCGTCGCGGTCGAAACCACGCACGATCCTTACGCCAATCGCGAAGCGCTGAAGATCAGCGTGTTCATGAACGTCTTCAACGTCCACTCGCAGCGCTCGCCGGTGGATGGCGCGATCTCGAAGGTCGAATATTTCCCCGGCGCGTACTTGAACGCCGCCATCGACAAAGCCTCGCTCGAAAACGAGCGCAACGCGGTCGTGATCCAGACCGCAGGCGGCCAGACGGTGACCTCGGTGCAGATCGCCGGCCTCATCGCGCGACGCATTCTCTGCTACGTGCGCGCCGGCGAGCCGCTGACGCGCGGCCAGCGCTACGGCTTCATCCGGTTCGGCTCGCGTGTCGATGTGTATTTGCCGGTGGGCAGCCGTCCGCGCGTCTCGATTGGCGAGAAGGTCTCCGCGTCGTCGACGATTCTCGCTGAACTCTAA